In the Prochlorococcus sp. MIT 1307 genome, one interval contains:
- a CDS encoding TldD/PmbA family protein — MNQSLNNTSNLINSNRLIDQLNNLTQDKSIKQWDLGATTSKDLSVQVDKGEPKQLKASQRSTVTIRVWNMLGLVGTTSTSDLSEIGLRKAFQGAYQASQFGNPNEIPNFSPLCKAPLPELVKPVKDFVGIKNLLELLRDAESKLLNIHKAIQTVPYNGIGETLFERVYINSEGAMRHIKSSQASLYLYARAQEKSNKPRSSGAIRLSYSVDDLEIDSCINEAASRTIDHLNYKPIDTGKYLICFKPEAILDLIGAFSNMFNARSVIDGTSLSHKESLGKQIAVPSLSIYDNALHPSNYSSSSFDGEGTPTRNLCLINGGTLENFIHSETTARIFGVEPTGHAGIGSKVSVGLDWLVIGSSNEKDLLNSELNNKSYQGKYIMIEGLNALHSGIKASQGSFSLPFDGWLVNRGERTSIEAATVAGDIKEVLNKIIQIEEQQEITHQGVSPHIWVDGLTITGEE; from the coding sequence ATGAATCAATCACTTAATAACACAAGTAATTTAATTAATTCTAATAGGCTTATAGATCAACTGAATAATCTAACTCAAGATAAATCGATTAAACAATGGGACTTAGGAGCTACCACTAGTAAAGATTTATCCGTACAAGTTGATAAAGGTGAACCAAAGCAATTAAAAGCATCACAGAGAAGTACTGTAACAATTCGAGTTTGGAACATGCTAGGACTCGTAGGTACTACGAGCACTTCAGATCTTAGTGAGATAGGCCTTCGTAAAGCTTTTCAGGGTGCATATCAAGCTAGTCAATTTGGCAACCCCAATGAGATACCAAACTTCTCACCCTTATGTAAGGCACCTTTGCCTGAACTTGTTAAGCCTGTTAAAGATTTTGTTGGAATAAAAAATTTACTAGAATTGCTAAGGGATGCTGAATCAAAGCTATTAAATATACACAAAGCAATTCAGACTGTTCCTTATAATGGAATAGGTGAGACATTATTTGAAAGAGTATATATTAATAGCGAAGGAGCAATGAGGCATATTAAGTCAAGTCAAGCTAGTCTATATCTATATGCTAGAGCTCAAGAAAAATCTAATAAGCCTCGAAGTTCAGGCGCTATAAGGTTAAGCTATAGTGTTGATGATCTTGAAATAGATTCTTGTATTAATGAAGCGGCATCACGTACGATTGATCATTTAAATTACAAGCCTATTGATACAGGTAAATATTTAATTTGCTTTAAGCCTGAAGCTATCCTTGATTTAATTGGAGCTTTTAGTAATATGTTTAATGCTAGATCAGTAATTGATGGAACTAGTTTATCTCATAAAGAATCATTAGGAAAACAAATCGCTGTACCCTCCCTATCTATATACGATAATGCATTACATCCATCCAATTATAGCTCATCTAGTTTTGATGGTGAAGGTACTCCAACTAGAAATTTATGTTTAATAAATGGAGGTACTTTAGAGAATTTCATTCATTCTGAAACTACAGCTAGGATATTTGGTGTTGAACCTACAGGTCATGCTGGTATAGGGTCAAAAGTATCAGTGGGATTAGATTGGCTTGTCATTGGAAGTAGTAATGAGAAGGACTTATTAAATTCTGAATTAAACAATAAGAGCTATCAAGGAAAATATATTATGATAGAAGGACTAAATGCACTACATTCTGGTATAAAGGCTAGTCAAGGTTCATTTTCACTACCGTTTGATGGTTGGTTAGTTAATAGAGGCGAAAGAACTTCTATAGAAGCAGCCACAGTGGCAGGCGATATAAAAGAAGTCTTAAATAAAATTATCCAAATAGAAGAGCAACAAGAGATAACACATCAAGGAGTTTCACCTCATATATGGGTTGATGGATTAACAATAACCGGAGAAGAATGA
- a CDS encoding TerC family protein, with the protein MDSAALRSLTPLLDGIDQWVELAPLLPVIISLELILSADNAIALASITRRLKSKETQKIALNIGILLSLVLRVILILMAQVVLRLWPIKLIASIYLLGLCFNKFRERFSSLDNHKAIEEQNNNISLIKTIFLLALTDLAFSIDSVAAAVAISDQFLLVISGAIIGVIALRFTSGLFIKWLDEFIRLELAGYIAVGLIGLKLLIILLSPSLVIPEWFVFLSMILLFIWGFSKRNYQSNYD; encoded by the coding sequence ATGGACTCAGCAGCTCTAAGATCTCTAACACCATTATTGGACGGCATAGACCAATGGGTTGAATTAGCTCCTTTGTTGCCAGTAATAATCTCTCTAGAACTAATATTATCGGCAGATAATGCAATAGCTCTTGCATCAATTACAAGAAGGTTAAAAAGCAAAGAGACACAAAAAATAGCACTGAATATTGGAATACTACTATCACTCGTGCTAAGAGTGATATTGATACTTATGGCACAGGTTGTTTTAAGGCTTTGGCCAATTAAACTTATAGCAAGTATATATTTATTAGGACTTTGCTTTAATAAATTTAGAGAAAGATTTTCTAGCCTAGATAATCATAAAGCCATAGAAGAACAAAATAATAACATATCCCTAATTAAAACTATATTTTTGCTTGCTTTAACAGATTTGGCATTTTCAATTGATAGTGTAGCTGCAGCTGTTGCTATAAGTGATCAGTTTCTTCTTGTTATTTCTGGAGCTATTATAGGTGTAATTGCCCTAAGATTTACATCAGGACTATTCATAAAATGGCTTGATGAGTTTATAAGGCTTGAACTTGCTGGTTATATAGCAGTAGGCTTAATTGGTTTAAAATTACTCATAATATTATTAAGCCCCTCACTTGTTATTCCTGAATGGTTTGTATTTCTTAGCATGATATTATTGTTCATATGGGGTTTCTCAAAACGTAATTATCAATCTAACTATGATTAG
- the fmt gene encoding methionyl-tRNA formyltransferase, translating into MKIIFWGTPNYAAESLYSLIQSEHKVIAVVTQPDKRRNRGSRTTASPVKQKAMENNIKVFSPYNIKKQQNIQEEIANLKADIYIVVAFGQILPIEVLNQPRFGCWNSHASLLPRWRGAGPIQWSLISGDKSTGVAIMFMEEGLDTGPVLFQSEINIGLLDNAQVLTNKLSKLSSNLLLKTLNIIENNTKSEPYGIPKLLDLTLQEDIQIKPTYARLLSKSDSLINWNTSALDIHRLVMGVFPNSYTFVQSKRLKIMATIPLLNIAKDYFSKFVDPLMINTLPKDSKPGSIIYLYKDVGLIVSTAESYLLITEAQLEGKKPVRGNSLIQQLGLNVGESFN; encoded by the coding sequence ATGAAAATTATTTTTTGGGGAACACCAAATTATGCAGCAGAAAGCCTATATTCTCTTATCCAATCTGAACATAAAGTTATTGCTGTAGTTACTCAACCTGATAAAAGACGAAATAGAGGTTCTAGAACTACTGCTTCACCAGTTAAACAGAAGGCTATGGAGAATAATATAAAGGTTTTTTCACCATACAACATAAAAAAACAACAAAATATTCAAGAAGAAATAGCCAACTTAAAAGCAGATATATATATTGTTGTAGCATTTGGACAAATCTTACCAATTGAAGTATTGAATCAACCACGCTTTGGTTGCTGGAATAGTCATGCATCTTTGCTGCCAAGATGGCGTGGAGCAGGTCCAATTCAATGGAGTTTAATTTCAGGAGACAAATCAACTGGTGTAGCAATTATGTTTATGGAGGAAGGTTTAGATACAGGCCCTGTCTTATTTCAATCAGAGATAAATATTGGTTTACTAGATAATGCTCAAGTTCTCACCAATAAACTTAGTAAACTTTCAAGTAATCTTTTACTTAAGACCCTTAATATTATAGAAAATAATACTAAATCTGAACCATATGGAATTCCAAAATTATTAGACCTTACCTTACAAGAGGATATACAAATTAAGCCTACCTATGCAAGATTATTAAGTAAGTCAGACTCACTTATAAATTGGAACACTAGCGCACTTGATATACATCGATTAGTTATGGGGGTATTTCCTAATTCATATACCTTCGTTCAAAGTAAGAGGCTAAAGATAATGGCGACGATACCACTATTAAACATAGCTAAAGATTACTTTTCAAAATTCGTGGATCCCTTAATGATTAACACATTACCTAAAGATTCTAAACCAGGCTCTATAATTTATTTATATAAAGATGTTGGACTTATAGTTTCAACTGCTGAATCATACTTGCTTATAACAGAGGCACAACTGGAAGGGAAAAAGCCTGTTAGAGGAAATAGTCTAATCCAACAATTAGGGCTAAATGTTGGAGAATCATTTAACTAA
- a CDS encoding DUF2996 domain-containing protein yields the protein MGSSNIEEINTSSKPPKPLKPEDKPFEEFITHDFIPGLNNALTKIGFPPDNLLLKEADRPVTGGMCWIVSGQLPKGRRFWLCFSSNKITSSKVVALAEEGAEPTVLESFLIDERKITLALLISRLLQRLNGQKWLGAN from the coding sequence ATGGGATCATCTAACATAGAGGAAATAAATACCTCTTCTAAACCGCCAAAACCACTAAAACCAGAAGATAAGCCCTTTGAAGAATTTATCACGCATGATTTTATACCCGGATTAAATAATGCCCTTACTAAGATTGGATTCCCTCCTGATAATTTACTTTTAAAAGAAGCTGATAGGCCAGTAACCGGAGGAATGTGTTGGATAGTTTCAGGTCAATTACCTAAAGGAAGGCGTTTCTGGTTATGCTTTAGTAGTAATAAAATCACATCTAGTAAAGTAGTTGCTCTTGCAGAAGAAGGGGCGGAGCCAACTGTACTCGAATCATTCTTAATAGATGAACGAAAAATTACTCTTGCATTATTAATTTCTAGGCTTTTACAACGATTAAATGGACAAAAGTGGCTAGGTGCTAATTAA
- a CDS encoding TldD/PmbA family protein, with the protein MSTNIQPISKNLPSDEFNLSWRNSLESLLWIGKSSGADLIEIFLENTDNISILAEQDTITSVSPSFGKGAGIRVFRNNRDGFVSTNDLSENGLKEALTQALGMLGLDASNINNHKFQELSNFRDYGANKTKWLVGCPNLEETSNTLLLANNQLKTYGKHVEVRRSSYSRSWQEVLIATSDGTFAKDIRLHQSIGLNLLVSDKDHRSSIGRRYGSSSTPDELRNWDSEKSAQDLCESAEKMLYADYVKAGQKPVVLANKFGGVIFHEACGHLLETTQIERGTSPFADQINQKIANEAVTAIDEGNTIGAFGSLSIDDEGMEPQRTVLIEQGILKGFLCDRAGEMRTGHPRTGSGRRQNHTFASASRMRNTYIKDGIYSPGQLIESVDDGLYCKSMGGGSVGPTGQFNFSVEEGYLIKNGKLDQPVKGATLIGEAKEIMPRISMCANDLDLAAGFCGSISGNIYVTVGQPHIKVDSITIGGR; encoded by the coding sequence TTGAGCACTAACATCCAACCGATATCGAAGAATCTTCCTTCGGATGAATTTAATTTGTCTTGGAGGAATTCTCTGGAAAGTTTGCTTTGGATAGGTAAGTCCTCTGGAGCAGATCTAATAGAGATTTTTCTTGAAAATACAGATAATATAAGTATTCTTGCAGAACAAGATACCATTACTAGTGTCAGCCCTTCATTTGGGAAAGGAGCAGGCATTAGGGTTTTTCGGAATAATAGAGATGGATTTGTTAGTACAAATGATTTATCTGAAAATGGGTTAAAGGAAGCTTTAACCCAAGCTTTAGGGATGCTTGGTCTAGATGCATCTAATATTAATAATCATAAGTTTCAAGAATTATCAAATTTCAGGGATTATGGAGCTAATAAAACTAAATGGTTAGTAGGGTGCCCAAATTTAGAAGAAACTAGTAATACTTTATTATTAGCAAATAACCAACTTAAAACATATGGTAAGCATGTAGAAGTCCGCCGGTCATCTTATTCAAGATCATGGCAGGAGGTTTTGATTGCGACCAGTGATGGAACATTTGCAAAAGATATTCGCCTACACCAGTCTATTGGTTTAAATCTTCTTGTTTCTGATAAAGATCACCGATCAAGTATTGGAAGAAGATATGGTAGTTCTTCAACCCCTGATGAATTACGCAATTGGGATTCAGAGAAATCAGCTCAAGATCTTTGTGAGAGTGCAGAAAAAATGCTTTATGCAGATTATGTAAAGGCGGGGCAAAAGCCTGTAGTTTTAGCAAACAAATTTGGTGGAGTTATTTTTCATGAGGCTTGCGGACATTTGCTAGAAACTACACAAATCGAACGTGGAACTAGTCCCTTTGCGGATCAAATAAACCAAAAAATAGCCAATGAAGCTGTAACAGCAATTGACGAAGGTAATACGATAGGAGCTTTTGGATCCTTGTCTATAGATGATGAAGGAATGGAGCCCCAGCGTACAGTTTTGATAGAACAAGGAATACTTAAAGGTTTCTTATGCGACCGAGCAGGAGAAATGAGAACTGGCCACCCTCGAACTGGTAGTGGGAGGCGACAAAATCATACTTTTGCCTCAGCAAGCCGAATGCGAAATACTTATATAAAAGATGGAATATATAGCCCTGGCCAATTAATAGAAAGTGTAGATGATGGTTTATATTGCAAGTCAATGGGCGGAGGAAGTGTTGGGCCTACAGGGCAATTCAACTTTTCTGTAGAAGAGGGGTACCTTATTAAAAATGGAAAATTAGACCAACCAGTAAAAGGAGCGACACTAATTGGAGAAGCAAAGGAAATCATGCCACGAATATCTATGTGTGCAAATGATCTTGATCTAGCAGCTGGTTTCTGCGGGTCTATAAGTGGAAATATTTATGTAACTGTTGGGCAACCACATATCAAAGTAGATTCAATTACGATAGGAGGTCGTTAA